DNA sequence from the Vanrija pseudolonga chromosome 7, complete sequence genome:
CGGCCCTCATCCCGGGCCAGTCTATGCGCATCTGCCTTCCCTTCCACCTGAACCGCATCTCGCCTTCCCTccaccgcgcgctcgcgtgcTCGTCTCTCAACGCAACGATTGCGCGGCCAAACGCAAACTTTGCAACGACCGCATCGACAACAACAGTCAACTCTCCATCCACCACCtctacaccaccaccgcccgcaATGGCAtccactaccaccacccaggacggccgcctcgccgacttCCTCAAGAGCCAGAACGCGGCCtttgtcgacgacctcaaggccggcaagggcaagggctGGCTCCTCGTCAACGGCAACGAGGCCGGTGGTGAGTAACTTctttgcgccgccgccgccgtgccggctTGGTCGTGTGACCGGCCCCAACCACAGGCTTGGCAACCGATTCCCACACTCACGCACATCAGATCTCGACACCATTgcctcgtcggtcgcgtacgcgttcctcgcctcggcgctgcgcgccgagcgcgccgtgcccctcGTCCTCACGCCCGAGAACCTCATGTCGCTGCGCCCCGAGAACCTGTATGCGCTGCAGCAGGCCAACCTCCCCGCCGAGGACCTGCtgcacgtcgccgccctccccaTCAAGACGGAGGAGCTCGCGAccgccggcgtgcgcttcgtgctcgtcgaccacaACCGCCTCCTCCCGCGCTTTGTCTCGGACGAgtcgaccgtgtcggccatcatcgaccaccacgaggacgagcacgccagCCCCAACGCGCCGTTCCGCGATATCCAGTTTGGCGCcggctcgtgctcgtcgctcgtGACGCAGCACTTCATTCCCCAGTGGCAGGCTAGCCTTGCTGGTCctgccggcgctgccggcTCGCCCGTCCCTCCCGAGCTCGCCACTCTGCTGCTTTCGGCGATCCTGATCGACACGCACGGCCTCAAgcacggcggcaaggcccAGGATGTCGACtatgccgccgcggcgttccTGTACCCCATCTcgacgctcgccgctggcgcgtCCAACAtctcgacggccgcgctcacgtcaagctcgacggcgcccaTCCCTGATGGTCTCTCCGCCTACGCGAACAAGATCACCGAGATCAAGTACGACGTGTCCAAGATGAACACGTACGATCTCCTGCAGCGCGACTACAAGCAGTATGCGTGGGCGACCGGCTCTGGCAAGACGCTCAACGTTGGTCTGTCGACCGTGCCGCTCGGCCTCAAGGACCAGGTtaaggccgagaaggacggCTGGGCGTCGTGGCTTGCGACCTCGGACAAGTTTATGAACGAGCGcggcatcgacgtcgagggcgtgctcACGACGTTCAAGAACGAGAAGGGCAAGTCGAAGCGCGAGATCCTCCTTCTCGTCCGCACgggcggctcgctcgctaccATTGAGGAGGCGAGCAACGTcatcggcgtgctcgagggcgggctccgcgccgacgcggacgactTTGCACTCGAGGACTGGGGCGccggcaagaagggcgagaagggcaCGCTTGCTGAGGAGGTCAAGCCGCTCATcaactcgacgacgcgcgtcGCCAAGGTCTGGGACCAGACCAACCACCACTCGACGAGGAAgcaggtcgcgccggcgctgcagCACGTCGTGTCCAAGCTGTAAGAGAAGGAACAACAAAACGGTGTGCAAACTAGACGCCAAGACGTGATAGGATGTATTATGCAACAGACATGACAAGCAAGCACGCGGTATCTAGTGTTTcgtctccttctccttgccgcACTCGGCCTGgtgtccgccgcgccagagccagtcggcgcgctggcacTCGCGCGAGCAGTACTTTGCCCATCCGCAGCCGTCACACACAAACGTGGGCTGCCCAAGCCTGAAGTcgcagcaccagcggcaCGCCTCCTTGCCTCCCCAGGCATCGCTGGTGCTCCCACCCTTGTTCTTGACGAACCACTGCTCGCGCGTGATCCGGTGGAAGAGCTGCGCCTTGCCAAACGCGTTGTCGCTGCTCTCGTGGGTAAACACCATGCCGTTGTTGGTACACAGGCGCACCGAGGCGTCGTTGCCCTCTGTCGGGTCGGCGACAACAGCGACACACCCCACCTCCTCGATCGCGAAGCGCAGCACCTCGGCAAACGCCTCGGACACGATACCCTGCCCCCACAGCTGCGGGTGGATCTCGTAGAACATCTTGCCGACTAGTccggcctgcgcgcgcgtcgcggccggcgggtGCACCCATGGCACGCCTGCCGAGGGCTTCATGCCTTCTGTTGGCTCGCACTCGAGCGAGAGGGCAAAGTTGCCTAAGGCGTGGGTGAGCTTGCCCCGACAACACAGCCGCGCTCATGCCCACTCACCCAAATACCCCTCCGCCGAGCTGATCCGATTACTGATCCGCAcctgccccgccggcgcgaccgtgATCCCGGCGCCCTCCTTGGCCGTAATGGCGAAGATGTACTCGTCGCGCCAGGCGTTGgcgggctcgaggcgcggGACAGAGGACGCGACATAGCGGCGCTGGAACGAGTCTTTGATGTCGGACGCGGACGGGGAGCCGTAGCTGGGTCGCGGGGTTAGTTACATATGCTCTCCATTacctcgccgcctgcctccCCTTCCCATCGTTGCCCGCTTCGCTCTCCTCCGCTCAGCCCGCGCAACTCACAGCTGTGTCCGCTGCACGACCGGCTCCATCTTGATCCGCCGGATCGCCGTcgtgtcgccgacctcgacctggcgcAGGACCAGGCGCGGGGTACGCAGcccaacgccgacgcaccCCGGCGTGCGGAagagcttgagcttggggCGTTCCTGTACGCGCCTGTCAGCTCCTACCCCCCTCCGCCGAGCCAAAGCCACCCACCCGCTCTTGCAGGATGAACCACGCGTCCAGGCGCTGCGTGAGCCCCGTCGGCTTGAGCTctgccgcccagcgcgccgcgtccgcctcggaTTCCGGCGCCGTCTCACGGGGGACggggacgccgccgccgttctcCCAGTAGTCTGGTTTCTGTCGTCAGCGGGAGTGCTCGTGCCGCGGAGATACCTTTttcttcttgggcttcttcttcttcttcttagctgctgcgccggcgccgggcgcgtcgtcgtctgacGAGGCGGCGTCTGCGGGGTCGAGCCGCGTCTTGTCTagcgtgtcggcgagcgcgtccacACCGTTGGGTTGTGTCGCCAtggcgcggggtggtgggttgAGCGATGTTAGCTGATGATCATCAGTCGATGGACGAGCCCATTTCGTTGGCGGGCAACATTTCCACGACTCGGAGCCCCACACGCGCTCGGTCGACCTGAAATTTCGCCCGCCAGCCAACTCAAActcaacaacaacgaccACCTCTCTCTCTGCATGAACGCAGCGTGGAccgccctgcgccgcctcgtaTCCCCGCCCAGCAtgacgtcctcgccctcactCCGCAACCTCGGCCCGCCCCAGCACAAGGGCATGACGGCGCTCGACAGGTCCAAGTTTGACCTCACGATTCccgtgctcgcggcgcgcgtcaaggcgagcgagatgggcAGTGTGCGCAAGCACGACTTGTTGAAGGGGTGCGTTgcgccgtctcctcctcACGCAGGCCAGTGCTAAGCTCCCCAGCCACATCGTCGACATCCCCAAGATCCGCAGCAtcacgcccgacgccgaccccgccctccgccgcctgctgctgcgcgtcgccAAGCCCGACGACCTGCCGGCCGACACGCGGGCGTACCTCGCCTCGAGCGGGATCACACTCGAGCCGGACGCCGTGACGCTCGGATACGACCACTGGACCGCGAGTGGGTAGAGCTACACAGGTTTCGACAGTCGCGACAGCTAACCCGCCAGGCGAGATCCTCAACGCCGTCAtcgagaccaaggaggacgaggacacgccgtcgag
Encoded proteins:
- the PPX1_1 gene encoding Exopolyphosphatase, whose product is MPTTPSYQPIRDSSPEPSLPRPSHHPRRLIRRPARYLFILALLALPLLVLAILASALIPGQSMRICLPFHLNRISPSLHRALACSSLNATIARPNANFATTASTTTVNSPSTTSTPPPPAMASTTTTQDGRLADFLKSQNAAFVDDLKAGKGKGWLLVNGNEAGDLDTIASSVAYAFLASALRAERAVPLVLTPENLMSLRPENLYALQQANLPAEDLLHVAALPIKTEELATAGVRFVLVDHNRLLPRFVSDESTVSAIIDHHEDEHASPNAPFRDIQFGAGSCSSLVTQHFIPQWQASLAGPAGAAGSPVPPELATLLLSAILIDTHGLKHGGKAQDVDYAAAAFLYPISTLAAGASNISTAALTSSSTAPIPDGLSAYANKITEIKYDVSKMNTYDLLQRDYKQYAWATGSGKTLNVGLSTVPLGLKDQVKAEKDGWASWLATSDKFMNERGIDVEGVLTTFKNEKGKSKREILLLVRTGGSLATIEEASNVIGVLEGGLRADADDFALEDWGAGKKGEKGTLAEEVKPLINSTTRVAKVWDQTNHHSTRKQVAPALQHVVSKL